One Brassica napus cultivar Da-Ae chromosome A5, Da-Ae, whole genome shotgun sequence DNA window includes the following coding sequences:
- the LOC106412761 gene encoding protein DOWN-REGULATED IN DIF1 11-like, translating to MTKSLHIAMFVSIVMLFTSNSISSQEIDQYSQEAPGDVKISPTSDFDIYVEYPDESSFKEADSPALEAEVKFEHHYTDKQFHFLEVCAQKLTSSRCGDVLFKNMVGEGTPVLLAECCAELLKIGKDCYLGTTQVILSTYEYRNIASKAIPKSKQTWNDCVRLTEN from the coding sequence atgaCAAAGTCTCTTCACATTGCAATGTTTGTATCTATAGTAATGTTATTCACGTCAAATTCGATTTCTTCCCAGGAAATTGATCAATATTCACAAGAGGCACCAGGAGATGTGAAGATATCTCCCACATCGGATTTTGATATTTACGTCGAATATCCTGATGAATCTTCATTTAAAGAAGCCGATTCACCCGCACTGGAAGCTGAGGTGAAGTTTGAACATCATTACACGGACAAACAGTTCCATTTTCTTGAGGTTTGCGCTCAAAAGCTGACCTCATCACGCTGTGGAGATGTTCTTTTCAAGAACATGGTAGGTGAGGGAACGCCAGTATTGTTAGCTGAATGTTGTGCTGAGCTACTAAAGATTGGAAAAGATTGTTATCTAGGAACGACTCAAGTTATTTTATCGACTTACGAGTATAGAAATATTGCGTCTAAGGCTATTCCGAAAAGCAAACAGACATGGAATGATTGTGTTCGTCTAACTGAGAATTGA
- the LOC106412002 gene encoding serine/arginine-rich SC35-like splicing factor SCL33 isoform X2 has protein sequence MFIGVCSEIMGRSYSYSPSPPRRRYRSPSPVGYYKGRSRDAPTSLLVRNLRLDCRPDDLRRPFGRFGRLKDIYIPRNYYTGEPRGFGFVQYYDPADAADAKYRLDGYVLLGREITVVFAEENRKKPSEMRERSRGRTSTRSPYGYSRSPGYSRSPNYRRSYSRSPVYRRSYSRSPYDERRRSRRRSYSSSSSGARYESRSRSQSPGY, from the exons ATGTTTATTGGGGTTTGTAGTGAGATAATGGGGAGGAGCTATAGTTACAGTCCATCACCACCAAGGAGAAGGTACAGAAGCCCAAGTCCCGTGGGAtactacaaaggtcggagtagAGATGCCCCAACCAGTTTACTTGTTCGCAATCTCCGGCTCGACTGTCG GCCAGATGATCTGCGGAGACCATTTGGGCGGTTTGGTCGTCTCAAGGATATCTACATACCTCGTAACTATTACACTGG GGAGCCTCGTGGGTTTGGCTTTGTGCAGTACTATGATCCTGCTGATGCTGCAGATGCGAAGTATCGTCTGGATGGCTATGTTCTACTAGGCCGTGAAATCACTGTGGTATTTGCAGAGGAGAACAGAAAGAAGCCTTCTGAAATGAGAGAACGATCAAG GGGAAGGACATCTACAAGATCTCCATATGGTTACTCCCGGTCTCCTGGCTACTCGCGTTCGCCAAACTACAGAAGAAGCTACTCACGTTCGCCAGTCTACAGGAGAAGCTATTCACGTTCACCGTATGATGAAAGGCGCCGTTCAAG GAGGCGATCGTACTCGAGCTCAAGCTCAGGAGCTCGTTATGAGTCAAGAAGCAGGAGCCAGAGTCCTGGATACTAA
- the LOC106414558 gene encoding fatty acyl-CoA reductase 2, chloroplastic, which yields MEALFLTSSSSSIAAPNKLFRHDWCTLVRDKRRLSPTWCRVGGGGGDGRSIKPERSIMVSSLLKDRGQVLIREQSSPAMDAETLVLSPNENGRYIEVNGVKTLLPPFSGAAKVGSKEGLGIVSFLQGKKFLITGSTGFLAKVLIEKVLRMAPDVGKIYLLIKAKNKEAAIERLKKEVLDTELFNTLRETHGASYMSFMLEKLVPVTGNICDSNIGLQVDSAEEIAKEVDVIINSAANTTFNERYDVALDINTRGPGNLMGFAKKCKKLKLFLQVSTAYVNGQRQGRIMEKPFSMGDCIATENFLEGNKKALDVAKELKLALDAAREGTQDQEEAQKMKDLGLERARSYGWQDTYVFTKAMGEMMINSTRGDVPVVIIRPSVIESTYKDPFPGWMEGNRMMDPIVLCYGKGQLTGFLVDPKGVLDVVPADMVVNATLAAIAKHGVVNTDQEPEINVYQIASSAINPLVFEDLAELLYNHYKSTPCMDSKGVPIMVPLMKLFDSVDDFSDHLWKDAQERSGLMNDVSSVDSKMLQKIKFICKKSVEQAKHLATIYEPYTFYGGRFDNSNTQRLLEYMSEAEKNEFGFDVGNINWKDYITNVHIPGLRKHVLKGRA from the exons ATGGAAGCTCTCTTcttgacttcttcttcttcctccatcgCTGCACCAAACAAGCTTTTCCGTCATGACTGGTGTACGTTGGTTAGAGATAAGAGAAGGCTAAGCCCCACCTGGTGCCGcgtaggtggtggtggtggcgatGGGAGAAGCATCAAACCAGAGAGGTCTATTATGGTTTCTTCTCTTTTGAAAGACAGAGGTCAAGTGTTAATAAGGGAGCAGAGTTCACCAGCTATGGATGCTGAGACATTGGTTCTGTCTCCAAACGAGAACGGGAGATACATTGAGGTCAATGGAGTAAAGACTTTGTTGCCGCCTTTTAGTGGCGCTGCTAAGGTGGGGAGTAAAGAAGGACTTGGCATTGTCAGTTTCCTCCAAGGGAAGAAGTTTTTGATCACTGGCTCAACTGGTTTCTTAGCTAAGG TACTGATTGAGAAGGTCTTGAGAATGGCTCCGGATGTTGGGAAGATATATCTCTTGATTAAAGCCAAAAACAAAGAAGCTGCGATTGAGAGGTTAAAGAAAGAG GTGTTGGATACTGAGCTTTTTAATACTctaagagagactcatggaGCATCTTACATGTCTTTCATGTTAGAAAAGCTAGTTCCTGTGACGGGGAACATATGTGACTCAAACATTGGGTTGCAAGTAGATTCAGCTGAGGAGATTGCAAAAGAAGTTGATGTGATTATCAACTCTGCTGCCAATACAACCTTCAATGAAAG ATATGATGTTGCTTTGGACATAAACACACGAGGGCCAGGTAATCTCATGGGATTCGCCAAGAAGTGCAAGAAACTCAAGCTTTTCTTGCAAGTATCCACAG CTTATGTGAATGGACAAAGACAAGGAAGGATCATGGAGAAGCCATTCTCAATGGGAGATTGTATAGCAACCGAGAACTTCCTTGAAGGAAACAAGAAAGCATTAGATGTTGCTAAAGAGTTGAAGCTGGCTCTTGATGCTGCAAGAGAAGGGACTCAAGATCAAGAGGAGGCTCagaagatgaaagatctcggtcTAGAGAG GGCGAGATCATATGGATGGCAAGACACTTATGTTTTCACAAAAGCAATGGGAGAAATGATGATCAATAGCACTAGAGGGGACGTACCTGTGGTTATTATAAGGCCTAGCGTCATCGAAAGCACTTACAAAGACCCTTTCCCTGGTTGGATGGAAGGAAACAG GATGATGGATCCTATAGTTCTATGTTATGGAAAAGGACAGCTGACCGGGTTCTTGGTGGATCCGAAAGGAGTTCTTGATGTGGTTCCTGCTGATATGGTTGTTAACGCGACATTAGCTGCTATTGCTAAGCATGGAGTGGTGAATACAGATCAAGAACCTGAAATTAACGTGTATCAGATCGCTTCTTCTGCGATAAACCCGCTTGTTTTTGAGGACTTGGCAGAGCTTCTTTATAACCACTACAAATCTACCCCGTGCATGGACTCTAAAGGTGTTCCTATCATGGTGCCTTTGATGAAACTTTTCGACTCCGTTGATGATTTCTCGGATCATTTGTGGAAAGATGCTCAAGAACGGAGCGGTTTAATGAATGATGTGAGCTCAGTGGATAGTAAGATGTTGCAGAAGATAAAGTTTATATGCAAAAAGTCTGTTGAACAAGCTAAACACCTTGCCACTATCTATGAGCCGTACACTTTCTATGGTGGAAG ATTTGATAATAGTAATACACAGAGGTTACTGGAATATATGTCAGAAGCAGAGAAGAATGAGTTTGGGTTTGATGTTGGAAACATTAACTGGAAGGATTACATTACAAATGTTCACATTCCCGGTTTAAGAAAGCATGTCTTGAAGGGAAGAGCTTAA
- the BNAA05G27070D gene encoding protein DOWN-REGULATED IN DIF1 11, producing the protein MAKSIYIEMFVFIALFFMLHSTSSQEIDQYSQEVPEDVKISPTSDFDIYVKSPDESSFEEADSPAMEYEMKFGHHYTDKQFGFLEVCAQKLNSSHCGDALFTNMVGEGKPVLLAECCGELLRIGKDCYLGTVQVILTRYEYRNIASKAIPKSKQTWNDCVRLTEN; encoded by the coding sequence atggcaAAGTCTATTTACATAGAAATGTTTGTATTCATAGCACTGTTCTTCATGTTACATTCAACTTCTTCCCAAGAAATTGATCAATATTCACAAGAGGTACCAGAAGATGTGAAGATATCTCCTACGTCAGATTTTGATATTTACGTCAAATCTCCTGATGAATCTTCATTTGAAGAAGCCGATTCACCCGCAATGGAATATGAGATGAAGTTTGGACATCATTACACGGACAAACAGTTCGGTTTTCTTGAGGTTTGCGCTCAAAAGCTGAACTCATCACACTGTGGAGATGCTTTGTTCACGAACATGGTAGGTGAGGGAAAGCCAGTATTGTTAGCTGAATGTTGTGGTGAGCTACTAAGGATTGGCAAAGATTGTTATCTAGGAACGGTTCAAGTCATTTTAACGAGATACGAGTATAGAAATATTGCGTCTAAGGCTATTCCGAAAAGCAAACAGACATGGAATGATTGTGTTCGTCTAACTGAGAATTGA
- the LOC106412002 gene encoding serine/arginine-rich SC35-like splicing factor SCL33 isoform X4 translates to MGRSYSYSPSPPRRRYRSPSPVGYYKGRSRDAPTSLLVRNLRLDCRPDDLRRPFGRFGRLKDIYIPRNYYTGEPRGFGFVQYYDPADAADAKYRLDGYVLLGREITVVFAEENRKKPSEMRERSRGRTSTRSPYGYSRSPGYSRSPNYRRSYSRSPVYRRSYSRSPYDERRRSRRRSYSSSSSGARYESRSRSQSPGY, encoded by the exons ATGGGGAGGAGCTATAGTTACAGTCCATCACCACCAAGGAGAAGGTACAGAAGCCCAAGTCCCGTGGGAtactacaaaggtcggagtagAGATGCCCCAACCAGTTTACTTGTTCGCAATCTCCGGCTCGACTGTCG GCCAGATGATCTGCGGAGACCATTTGGGCGGTTTGGTCGTCTCAAGGATATCTACATACCTCGTAACTATTACACTGG GGAGCCTCGTGGGTTTGGCTTTGTGCAGTACTATGATCCTGCTGATGCTGCAGATGCGAAGTATCGTCTGGATGGCTATGTTCTACTAGGCCGTGAAATCACTGTGGTATTTGCAGAGGAGAACAGAAAGAAGCCTTCTGAAATGAGAGAACGATCAAG GGGAAGGACATCTACAAGATCTCCATATGGTTACTCCCGGTCTCCTGGCTACTCGCGTTCGCCAAACTACAGAAGAAGCTACTCACGTTCGCCAGTCTACAGGAGAAGCTATTCACGTTCACCGTATGATGAAAGGCGCCGTTCAAG GAGGCGATCGTACTCGAGCTCAAGCTCAGGAGCTCGTTATGAGTCAAGAAGCAGGAGCCAGAGTCCTGGATACTAA
- the LOC106412002 gene encoding serine/arginine-rich SC35-like splicing factor SCL30A isoform X3: MGRSYSYSPSPPRRRYRSPSPVGYYKGRSRDAPTSLLVRNLRLDCRPDDLRRPFGRFGRLKDIYIPRNYYTGEPRGFGFVQYYDPADAADAKYRLDGYVLLGREITVVFAEENRKKPSEMRERSRGRTSTRSPYGYSRSPGYSRSPNYRRSYSRSPVYRRSYSRSPYDERRRSRSVSPGDRRRSYSSSSSGARYESRSRSQSPGY; encoded by the exons ATGGGGAGGAGCTATAGTTACAGTCCATCACCACCAAGGAGAAGGTACAGAAGCCCAAGTCCCGTGGGAtactacaaaggtcggagtagAGATGCCCCAACCAGTTTACTTGTTCGCAATCTCCGGCTCGACTGTCG GCCAGATGATCTGCGGAGACCATTTGGGCGGTTTGGTCGTCTCAAGGATATCTACATACCTCGTAACTATTACACTGG GGAGCCTCGTGGGTTTGGCTTTGTGCAGTACTATGATCCTGCTGATGCTGCAGATGCGAAGTATCGTCTGGATGGCTATGTTCTACTAGGCCGTGAAATCACTGTGGTATTTGCAGAGGAGAACAGAAAGAAGCCTTCTGAAATGAGAGAACGATCAAG GGGAAGGACATCTACAAGATCTCCATATGGTTACTCCCGGTCTCCTGGCTACTCGCGTTCGCCAAACTACAGAAGAAGCTACTCACGTTCGCCAGTCTACAGGAGAAGCTATTCACGTTCACCGTATGATGAAAGGCGCCGTTCAAG GTCTGTTTCACCGGGAGACAGGAGGCGATCGTACTCGAGCTCAAGCTCAGGAGCTCGTTATGAGTCAAGAAGCAGGAGCCAGAGTCCTGGATACTAA
- the LOC106412756 gene encoding protein DOWN-REGULATED IN DIF1 11-like: protein MAKSLYIAMFVSIVMFFMANSISSKEIGQYSQEAPGDVKISPTSDFDIYVESPDESLFEEVDSPAMEYEMKSGHHYTHKQLGFLEACFQNLNSLDCGDNIFKNMLDEAAQVLSNECCHDLLKISKDCYLGMTQSILSSYEYRFIASKAIPKSKQTWNDCVLRVGNLIGSPIAFEELH from the coding sequence ATGGCAAAGTCTCTTTACATTGCAATGTTTGTATCTATAGTAATGTTCTTCATGGCAAATTCAATTTCTTCCAAGGAAATTGGTCAATATTCACAAGAGGCACCAGGAGATGTAAAGATATCTCCCACATCGGATTTTGATATTTACGTCGAATCTCCCGATGAATCTCTATTTGAAGAAGTCGATTCACCCGCAATGGAATATGAGATGAAGTCTGGACATCATTACACACACAAACAACTTGGTTTTCTTGAGGCTTGCTTTCAAAATCTAAACTCATTAGACTGTGGAGATAATATTTTCAAGAACATGTTAGATGAGGCAGCACAAGTATTATCAAATGAATGTTGTCATGATCTATTAAAGATTAGCAAAGATTGTTACCTAGGAATGACTCAAAGCATTTTATCGAGTTATGAGTATAGATTTATTGCGTCTAAGGCTATTCCCAAAAGTAAACAGACATGGAATGATTGTGTTCTTAGAGTTGGGAACCTGATTGGTAGCCCAATCGCTTTTGAGGAACTACACTAA
- the LOC106412760 gene encoding protein DOWN-REGULATED IN DIF1 11-like — MTKSLHIAMFVSIVMLFTSNSISSQEIDQYSQEAPGDVKISPTSDFDIYVEYPDESSFKEADSPALEAEVKFEHHYTDKQFRFLEVCAQKLTSSHCGDVLFKNMVGEGTPVLLAECCAELLKIGKDCYLGTAQVILSTYEYRNIASKAIPKSKHTWNDCVRLTEN; from the coding sequence atgaCAAAGTCTCTTCACATTGCAATGTTTGTATCTATAGTAATGTTATTCACGTCAAATTCGATTTCTTCCCAGGAAATTGATCAATATTCACAAGAGGCACCAGGAGATGTGAAGATATCTCCCACATCGGATTTTGATATTTACGTCGAATATCCTGATGAATCTTCATTTAAAGAAGCCGATTCACCCGCACTGGAAGCTGAGGTGAAGTTTGAACATCATTACACGGACAAACAGTTCCGTTTTCTTGAGGTTTGCGCTCAAAAGCTGACCTCATCACACTGTGGAGATGTTCTTTTCAAGAACATGGTAGGTGAGGGAACGCCAGTATTGTTAGCTGAATGTTGTGCTGAGCTACTAAAGATTGGAAAAGATTGTTATCTAGGAACGGCTCAAGTTATTTTATCGACTTACGAGTATAGAAATATTGCGTCTAAGGCTATTCCGAAAAGCAAACATACATGGAATGATTGTGTTCGTCTAACTGAGAATTGA
- the LOC106412763 gene encoding protein DOWN-REGULATED IN DIF1 11-like, whose amino-acid sequence MAKSLHIAMFVSIVMYFTSNSISSQEIDQYSQEAPGDVKISPTSDFDIYVEYPDESSFKEADSPALEAEAKFEHHYADKQFRFLKVCAQKLTSSHCGDVLFKNMVSEGTPVLLAECCAELLKIGKDCYLGTAQVILSTYEYRNIASKAIPKSKQTWNDCVRLTEN is encoded by the coding sequence atgGCAAAGTCTCTTCACATTGCAATGTTTGTATCTATAGTAATGTACTTCACGTCAAATTCGATTTCTTCCCAGGAAATTGATCAATATTCACAAGAGGCACCAGGAGATGTGAAGATATCTCCCACATCGGATTTTGATATTTACGTCGAATATCCTGATGAATCTTCATTTAAAGAAGCCGATTCACCCGCACTGGAAGCTGAGGCGAAGTTTGAACATCATTACGCGGACAAACAGTTCCGTTTTCTTAAGGTTTGCGCTCAAAAATTGACCTCATCACACTGTGGAGATGTTCTTTTCAAGAACATGGTAAGTGAGGGAACGCCAGTATTGTTAGCTGAATGTTGTGCTGAGCTACTAAAGATTGGAAAAGATTGTTATCTAGGAACGGCACAAGTCATTTTATCGACTTACGAGTATAGAAATATTGCGTCTAAGGCTATTCCGAAAAGTAAACAGACATGGAATGATTGTGTTCGTCTAACTGAGAATTGA
- the LOC106414936 gene encoding protein DOWN-REGULATED IN DIF1 11-like, with translation MAKSLHIAMFVSIVMFFTSNSISSQKIDQYSQEAPGDVKISPTSDFDIYVEYPDESSFKEADSSALEAEVKFEHHYTDKQFRFLEVCAQKLTSSHCGDVLFKNMVGEGTPVLLAECCAELLKIGKDCYLGTAQVILSTYEYRNIASKAIPKSKQTWNDCVRLTEN, from the coding sequence atgGCAAAGTCTCTTCACATTGCAATGTTTGTATCTATAGTAATGTTCTTCACGTCAAATTCGATTTCTTCCCAGAAAATTGATCAATATTCACAAGAGGCACCAGGAGATGTGAAGATATCTCCCACATCGGATTTTGATATTTACGTCGAATATCCTGATGAATCTTCATTTAAAGAAGCCGATTCATCCGCACTGGAAGCTGAGGTGAAGTTTGAACATCATTACACGGACAAACAGTTCCGTTTTCTTGAGGTTTGCGCTCAAAAGCTGACCTCATCACACTGTGGAGATGTTCTTTTCAAGAACATGGTAGGTGAGGGAACTCCAGTATTGTTAGCTGAATGTTGTGCTGAGCTACTAAAGATTGGAAAAGATTGTTATCTAGGAACGGCTCAAGTCATTTTATCGACTTACGAGTATAGAAATATTGCGTCTAAGGCTATTCCGAAAAGCAAACAGACATGGAATGATTGTGTTCGTCTAACTGAGAATTGA
- the LOC106412002 gene encoding serine/arginine-rich SC35-like splicing factor SCL30A isoform X1, with product MFIGVCSEIMGRSYSYSPSPPRRRYRSPSPVGYYKGRSRDAPTSLLVRNLRLDCRPDDLRRPFGRFGRLKDIYIPRNYYTGEPRGFGFVQYYDPADAADAKYRLDGYVLLGREITVVFAEENRKKPSEMRERSRGRTSTRSPYGYSRSPGYSRSPNYRRSYSRSPVYRRSYSRSPYDERRRSRSVSPGDRRRSYSSSSSGARYESRSRSQSPGY from the exons ATGTTTATTGGGGTTTGTAGTGAGATAATGGGGAGGAGCTATAGTTACAGTCCATCACCACCAAGGAGAAGGTACAGAAGCCCAAGTCCCGTGGGAtactacaaaggtcggagtagAGATGCCCCAACCAGTTTACTTGTTCGCAATCTCCGGCTCGACTGTCG GCCAGATGATCTGCGGAGACCATTTGGGCGGTTTGGTCGTCTCAAGGATATCTACATACCTCGTAACTATTACACTGG GGAGCCTCGTGGGTTTGGCTTTGTGCAGTACTATGATCCTGCTGATGCTGCAGATGCGAAGTATCGTCTGGATGGCTATGTTCTACTAGGCCGTGAAATCACTGTGGTATTTGCAGAGGAGAACAGAAAGAAGCCTTCTGAAATGAGAGAACGATCAAG GGGAAGGACATCTACAAGATCTCCATATGGTTACTCCCGGTCTCCTGGCTACTCGCGTTCGCCAAACTACAGAAGAAGCTACTCACGTTCGCCAGTCTACAGGAGAAGCTATTCACGTTCACCGTATGATGAAAGGCGCCGTTCAAG GTCTGTTTCACCGGGAGACAGGAGGCGATCGTACTCGAGCTCAAGCTCAGGAGCTCGTTATGAGTCAAGAAGCAGGAGCCAGAGTCCTGGATACTAA